The following are from one region of the Pectobacterium actinidiae genome:
- the trpB gene encoding tryptophan synthase subunit beta: MMTLLNPYFGEFGGQFVPQILIPALRQLEEAFVSAQKDPAFQAEFTDLLKNYAGRPTALTLCKNLTAGTKTKLYLKREDLLHGGAHKTNQVLGQALLAKRMGKSEIIAETGAGQHGVATALACALLGLKCRVYMGAKDVERQSPNVFRMRLMGAEVIPVHSGSSTLKDACNEALRDWSGSYETAHYLLGTAAGPHPYPTIVREFQRMIGEETKAQILEKEGRLPDAVLACVGGGSNAIGMFADFIEDTDVRLIGIEPGGLGIESGQHGAPLKHGRLGIYFGMKSPMMQTSDGQIEESYSISAGLDFPSVGPQHAYLNSIGRADYVSITDDEALDAFKALCRGEGIIPALESSHALAHALKMIKAEPEKEQLLVVNLSGRGDKDIFTVHDILKDRGEI; this comes from the coding sequence ATTATGACATTACTCAACCCTTACTTCGGTGAATTCGGCGGACAATTTGTTCCGCAGATCCTCATCCCGGCGTTACGCCAGTTGGAAGAGGCTTTCGTCAGTGCACAGAAAGATCCTGCATTTCAGGCCGAATTTACCGATCTGCTGAAAAACTACGCGGGTCGCCCGACAGCATTAACCCTGTGTAAAAACCTGACTGCTGGGACGAAAACCAAGCTGTACCTGAAACGTGAAGATTTACTGCACGGCGGTGCGCACAAAACCAATCAGGTACTCGGACAGGCTCTGTTGGCTAAGCGCATGGGTAAAAGCGAAATCATCGCCGAAACGGGTGCAGGTCAACATGGTGTCGCGACGGCGCTGGCTTGCGCCCTGCTTGGCCTGAAATGCCGCGTTTATATGGGTGCAAAAGACGTTGAGCGCCAGTCGCCGAACGTCTTCCGCATGCGTCTGATGGGGGCAGAAGTGATTCCGGTTCACAGCGGTTCTTCCACGTTGAAAGATGCCTGTAACGAAGCGCTACGTGACTGGTCTGGCAGCTATGAAACAGCACACTATCTGCTGGGAACGGCCGCTGGCCCGCATCCTTACCCGACTATCGTGCGCGAGTTTCAACGCATGATTGGTGAGGAAACTAAAGCGCAGATTCTGGAAAAAGAAGGTCGTTTACCAGATGCGGTACTCGCCTGCGTCGGCGGTGGCTCTAACGCGATTGGGATGTTTGCTGATTTCATCGAGGATACTGACGTTCGTCTGATCGGTATTGAGCCTGGCGGTTTGGGCATTGAATCTGGGCAGCACGGCGCGCCGTTAAAACACGGTCGCCTCGGTATCTATTTCGGAATGAAATCTCCGATGATGCAAACGTCTGACGGACAAATTGAAGAGTCTTACTCGATTTCCGCCGGGCTGGATTTCCCGTCCGTCGGCCCACAGCACGCCTACCTGAACAGCATTGGCCGCGCTGACTATGTCTCGATTACCGATGACGAAGCGCTGGATGCCTTCAAAGCGCTCTGCCGCGGTGAAGGGATTATTCCCGCGCTGGAGTCTTCCCATGCGCTGGCACACGCCTTGAAGATGATTAAAGCGGAACCGGAGAAAGAGCAACTGCTGGTGGTCAACCTATCCGGCCGTGGTGATAAAGACATCTTTACCGTGCACGATATTTTGAAAGATCGGGGAGAAATCTAA
- the trpCF gene encoding bifunctional indole-3-glycerol-phosphate synthase TrpC/phosphoribosylanthranilate isomerase TrpF, translating to MQETVLHKIVRDKALWVAEREKAQPLASFQHEIVPSQRDFYQALKQDKPAFILECKKASPSKGLIRDDFDPVAIAQVYKDYASAISVLTDEKYFQGDFAFLPQVSAAVHQPVLCKDFIISPYQIYLARYYQADAILLMLSVLDDEQYQQLAEVAHSLKLGVLTEVSNEEELQRAIQLEARVVGINNRDLRDLSIDLNRTRTLAPRLPAGVTVISESGINRHAQIRELSTFAQGFLIGSSLMSEPDLNDAVRRVILGENKICGLTRAADAKAAYQAGALYGGLIFVASSPRYIDAKQATDVMTGALLRYVGVFRNAPVEHIVAITTQLGLAAVQLHGDEDQQTINQLRQQLPAACQIWKALSITDVLPERNLTHVDRYVFDNGQGGSGKTFNWSLLANQSLDNVLLAGGLNSDNCALAAQQGCAGLDFNSGVESEPGKKDSHKIAAVFATLRQPQH from the coding sequence ATGCAGGAAACCGTATTACATAAAATTGTGCGTGATAAAGCGCTCTGGGTTGCGGAACGAGAAAAAGCACAGCCGCTGGCCTCTTTTCAGCATGAGATCGTTCCCAGCCAGCGCGACTTTTATCAGGCGCTGAAACAAGATAAGCCCGCCTTTATTCTTGAATGCAAAAAGGCTTCACCGTCGAAGGGATTGATTCGCGACGATTTCGACCCAGTAGCGATTGCTCAGGTCTACAAAGATTACGCGTCTGCTATTTCTGTTTTAACCGACGAGAAGTATTTTCAGGGTGATTTTGCTTTCCTGCCACAGGTTAGCGCGGCAGTACATCAGCCGGTGTTGTGCAAGGACTTTATTATTTCACCCTACCAGATCTATCTGGCCCGCTACTATCAGGCCGATGCCATTCTGCTGATGTTGTCCGTGCTGGACGACGAGCAGTATCAGCAACTGGCCGAGGTAGCGCACAGTCTGAAACTGGGCGTGTTAACAGAAGTCAGTAACGAAGAAGAGTTACAGCGAGCCATTCAGCTCGAAGCACGCGTTGTTGGGATCAACAACCGCGACCTGCGCGATCTCTCCATTGACCTCAACCGTACCCGAACGCTCGCACCGCGTCTGCCCGCTGGCGTCACCGTGATCAGTGAATCCGGTATCAACCGCCACGCACAGATTCGTGAACTCAGCACGTTTGCTCAGGGTTTTCTGATCGGCAGCTCACTGATGTCCGAACCCGATCTGAACGACGCGGTACGCCGCGTTATTTTGGGTGAAAACAAAATCTGCGGCCTAACGCGCGCCGCAGATGCAAAGGCCGCTTATCAAGCGGGTGCGCTCTACGGCGGATTAATCTTCGTCGCCAGTTCCCCACGCTATATTGATGCCAAACAAGCCACTGACGTTATGACCGGTGCGCTATTGCGCTATGTTGGTGTTTTCCGCAATGCGCCCGTCGAACACATCGTTGCTATCACGACGCAGTTGGGGCTAGCGGCCGTTCAACTGCATGGTGATGAAGATCAACAGACAATCAACCAACTGCGCCAGCAATTACCTGCGGCTTGCCAGATTTGGAAAGCGCTGAGCATCACCGATGTACTGCCAGAGCGCAACCTCACCCATGTCGATCGTTACGTGTTTGATAACGGTCAGGGCGGCAGCGGTAAAACCTTTAATTGGTCGCTGCTGGCGAATCAATCATTGGATAACGTGCTGTTGGCCGGTGGACTGAATAGCGATAACTGCGCACTGGCGGCACAGCAAGGTTGCGCAGGACTGGATTTCAATTCCGGGGTAGAAAGCGAACCGGGAAAAAAAGACTCACATAAAATTGCTGCGGTTTTTGCGACATTACGTCAGCCGCAACACTAA
- a CDS encoding anthranilate synthase component 1 has product MQTTQPKLELLRIEAVYRNDPSAIFHQLCGARPATLLLESAEIDSKENLKSLLIVDSALRITALGQHVSIQALTANGASLLPLLDAALPVEITNQPRPNGRELTFPLADAMQDEDARLRSLSVFDALRQIMKLVACPTDEREAMFLGGLFAYDLVAGFEALPALSQQQRCPDFCFYLAETLLVLDHQKRVTALQASLFTPNHSEKQRLQQRLEQLQFQLTQPAPALPRQSIEDMTLSCNQSDEAFGDVVGQMQEAIRIGEIFQVVPSRRFSLPCPSPLAAYQTLKDNNPSPYMFYMQDQDFTLFGASPESSLKYDADSRQIEIYPIAGTRPRGRRADGSLDRDLDSRIELEMRTDHKELAEHLMLVDLARNDLARICQPGSRYVADLTKVDRYSFVMHLVSRVVGTLREDLDVLHAYRACMNMGTLSGAPKVRAMQLIAESEKTRRGSYGGAVGYFTAHGDLDTCIVIRSAYVEDGIATVQAGAGVVLDSNPQAEADETRNKARAVLRAIASAHHAKEIF; this is encoded by the coding sequence ATGCAAACAACACAACCTAAACTGGAACTGCTACGTATTGAGGCCGTTTATCGTAACGACCCCAGCGCCATCTTCCATCAGCTCTGCGGTGCCAGACCTGCAACATTGCTGTTAGAGTCGGCGGAAATCGACAGCAAGGAAAACCTGAAAAGCCTATTGATCGTAGATAGCGCGCTGCGGATCACCGCACTGGGACAGCACGTTTCCATTCAGGCACTCACGGCAAACGGTGCCAGCCTTCTGCCGCTTCTGGATGCTGCGCTGCCGGTGGAGATTACCAATCAACCGCGTCCGAACGGCCGTGAACTCACCTTCCCGCTGGCAGACGCGATGCAGGACGAAGATGCTCGTCTGCGCTCGCTGTCCGTGTTTGATGCCTTACGCCAGATTATGAAGCTGGTCGCCTGCCCGACAGACGAGCGTGAAGCCATGTTCCTCGGCGGCCTGTTCGCCTACGATCTGGTTGCCGGGTTTGAAGCATTACCCGCGCTGAGCCAGCAGCAGCGTTGCCCGGATTTTTGCTTCTATCTGGCAGAAACGCTGCTGGTGCTTGACCACCAAAAACGTGTTACCGCCCTGCAAGCCAGTCTGTTTACGCCGAACCATAGCGAAAAGCAGCGTCTGCAACAGCGTCTGGAACAGCTGCAATTTCAGCTCACCCAGCCAGCACCAGCCCTGCCGCGTCAGTCCATCGAAGACATGACGCTGAGCTGCAACCAGAGCGATGAGGCCTTCGGTGACGTTGTCGGCCAGATGCAAGAAGCCATCCGCATCGGTGAAATTTTCCAGGTTGTGCCGTCACGCCGCTTCTCCCTGCCGTGCCCGTCACCACTGGCTGCGTACCAAACGCTGAAAGATAACAACCCAAGTCCTTACATGTTTTACATGCAGGATCAAGATTTCACGCTGTTCGGTGCCTCGCCGGAAAGTTCGCTGAAATACGATGCCGACAGCCGCCAAATCGAAATCTACCCCATTGCCGGTACCCGCCCGCGCGGTCGTCGTGCCGATGGTTCACTGGATCGCGATCTCGATAGCCGTATTGAGCTGGAAATGCGTACCGACCATAAAGAGCTGGCTGAACATTTGATGCTAGTAGATTTAGCCCGTAACGATCTGGCACGTATCTGCCAGCCGGGCAGCCGTTACGTTGCTGACCTGACCAAAGTTGACCGTTATTCCTTTGTGATGCATCTGGTTTCTCGCGTAGTGGGTACACTGCGTGAAGATTTAGATGTGCTGCACGCCTACCGCGCCTGCATGAATATGGGCACGCTGAGCGGCGCACCGAAAGTCCGGGCGATGCAGCTCATTGCCGAAAGTGAAAAAACCCGGCGCGGCAGCTACGGCGGTGCGGTAGGCTACTTCACCGCTCATGGCGATCTGGACACCTGTATCGTCATTCGTTCTGCCTATGTCGAAGATGGGATTGCGACCGTTCAGGCTGGTGCGGGCGTGGTTCTGGATTCTAATCCTCAGGCCGAAGCCGACGAAACACGCAATAAAGCCCGGGCTGTACTGCGAGCCATTGCCAGTGCGCACCATGCAAAGGAGATTTTCTAA
- the rnm gene encoding RNase RNM, with amino-acid sequence MDRLVPEDSQSISSFPLYDLHSHTTASDGLLTPTALVSRAVDMRVSVLAITDHDTTIGLDEAQQAIAQQGLPLRLIPGVEISTLWENHEIHIVGLGMDITHPALTGLLQQQAACRQNRAEQIAARLEKNRIPDALAGAQRLATGGQITRAHFARYLIELGIAANMNQVFKKYLAKGKTGYVPPQWCTIPQAIEAIHQSGGVSVLAHPGRYDLTAKWLKRLLATFAESGGIAMEVAQCQQAPDERTQLGRYARDFNLMASQGSDFHLPCAWIELGRKLWLPADVEPVWHHPVLVD; translated from the coding sequence ATGGATAGGCTTGTGCCAGAAGATTCTCAATCGATATCGTCATTCCCTCTTTACGATTTGCATAGTCATACCACGGCGTCTGATGGCCTGTTAACGCCGACAGCGCTGGTCAGCCGGGCTGTAGACATGCGGGTGAGTGTGCTGGCTATTACCGATCACGACACGACCATTGGGCTTGACGAAGCGCAACAAGCAATCGCACAACAGGGGCTGCCGCTGAGATTAATTCCCGGCGTGGAGATTTCCACGCTGTGGGAAAACCATGAGATCCACATTGTCGGGTTGGGGATGGACATTACCCACCCGGCGTTAACGGGGTTGCTGCAACAGCAGGCGGCGTGTCGGCAGAATCGGGCGGAACAGATTGCGGCTCGGCTGGAAAAAAACCGCATTCCCGATGCGCTGGCTGGTGCACAGCGTCTGGCGACGGGGGGGCAGATTACGCGGGCGCATTTTGCGCGTTATCTGATCGAACTGGGCATCGCGGCGAATATGAATCAGGTGTTTAAAAAATATCTGGCGAAAGGCAAAACGGGTTACGTGCCGCCGCAGTGGTGCACGATCCCGCAAGCGATCGAGGCGATTCATCAATCTGGTGGGGTGTCTGTGCTGGCACATCCGGGGCGCTACGATTTGACGGCCAAATGGCTAAAGCGCCTGTTAGCCACGTTTGCAGAAAGCGGTGGGATCGCGATGGAAGTGGCGCAATGCCAACAGGCACCGGATGAGCGTACGCAGTTGGGTCGCTATGCGCGTGACTTCAACCTGATGGCATCGCAAGGGTCGGATTTCCACCTGCCGTGCGCCTGGATTGAGCTGGGCCGCAAGCTGTGGCTGCCTGCCGATGTCGAGCCAGTCTGGCACCATCCCGTGTTGGTAGACTAG
- a CDS encoding L-threonylcarbamoyladenylate synthase: protein MSQFFYIHPQNPQPRLINQSVEFLHKGGVIVYPTDSGYALGCMLGEKNALERICRIRDLGSDHNFTLMCRDLSELSTYAHVDNTAFRLIKNNTPGNYTFILKATKEVPRRLMNEKRKTIGLRVPSNPIALELLAALNEPLMSTTLMLPGNDFAESDPEEIQERLGKQVDLIIHGGSLGQQPTTVIDLTESVPRVAREGTGDVTPFL from the coding sequence ATGAGCCAGTTTTTCTATATTCACCCACAGAATCCGCAACCGCGATTGATCAATCAGTCGGTGGAATTTTTGCATAAGGGTGGAGTGATTGTTTATCCAACGGATTCCGGTTACGCGTTGGGCTGTATGCTGGGCGAAAAGAACGCGCTGGAACGCATCTGCCGGATTCGCGACCTGGGTAGCGATCATAACTTCACGCTGATGTGTCGCGATCTGTCCGAGCTATCAACATATGCCCATGTTGACAATACCGCCTTCCGGTTGATTAAAAATAATACGCCCGGTAATTACACCTTTATTCTGAAAGCGACGAAAGAGGTTCCTCGCCGCTTAATGAATGAAAAGCGTAAAACTATTGGCCTGCGCGTGCCGTCTAATCCTATCGCCCTGGAGCTATTGGCTGCGCTGAATGAACCGTTGATGTCGACAACGCTGATGCTGCCAGGGAATGATTTCGCTGAGTCCGATCCAGAAGAAATTCAGGAAAGATTGGGAAAACAGGTGGACCTGATTATTCACGGTGGTTCTCTGGGTCAACAGCCGACGACGGTTATCGACTTGACCGAGTCCGTGCCGCGCGTCGCCCGTGAAGGCACTGGTGATGTCACGCCGTTCCTATAA
- a CDS encoding recombinase family protein: MSRTFAYCRVSTSEQTTENQIMAIRQAGYDVIAQRVVSEIVSGGVQAMSRKAFANMVNHKLEAGDQLVVLKLDRLGRDNIDVQQTIAMLVELGIDVVSLDLPVRNLASAEGKLMLQMFSAFAEFEKSRIVERTKEGLERAKKEGKKLGRPAATDTRRRVQEARAKGLSQSKVATELGLSLPTIKRNWNQ; encoded by the coding sequence ATGAGTCGTACTTTTGCATATTGTCGTGTATCCACCAGCGAGCAGACGACAGAAAACCAGATCATGGCGATTCGTCAGGCTGGTTATGATGTGATTGCTCAGCGCGTTGTATCAGAAATTGTGTCTGGTGGTGTGCAAGCGATGAGCCGTAAGGCGTTCGCTAATATGGTTAATCATAAACTAGAAGCTGGGGATCAGTTGGTGGTGCTGAAGCTGGATCGCTTGGGCCGTGATAACATCGACGTACAGCAAACTATTGCAATGCTCGTTGAGCTGGGAATTGACGTTGTATCGTTGGATCTACCAGTACGTAATCTCGCCAGCGCTGAAGGAAAGTTGATGCTACAAATGTTTTCAGCCTTTGCTGAATTTGAGAAGTCACGCATCGTAGAACGAACTAAAGAGGGCTTGGAGCGTGCGAAGAAGGAAGGAAAGAAATTAGGTCGCCCAGCAGCGACAGATACTCGTAGGCGTGTGCAGGAGGCTAGAGCTAAGGGACTAAGTCAATCTAAGGTGGCTACCGAGTTAGGTTTGAGTCTTCCAACCATTAAACGAAATTGGAACCAATAA
- a CDS encoding YagK/YfjJ domain-containing protein, which produces MLTTLQLDSAFRLPTPSKTISHKHGRYPLVGGNTFSYGGFEYPINTTDKSGVRSDILTPIVDELKAIQTIYSRVLFTRFDLRIPKGTTVEISNDWMRLLFKKLRERLKSKNRRPKGITSPINNFAYGWVCEKEKAKQVHYHCWIALPHRITQRLGGPTYGVGSAIIDIWCDLTMGEHTLVDLLGKDDRFPSNYVIERGKPETLEGPIKWVSYLAKERGKNQTGKGHRVHSTSKLRNKK; this is translated from the coding sequence TTGTTAACAACACTACAGTTAGACTCTGCATTTCGACTACCTACTCCATCTAAAACAATCTCACATAAGCATGGTCGCTATCCGCTGGTAGGTGGTAATACATTCTCCTATGGTGGTTTTGAATATCCGATTAACACTACAGATAAATCAGGTGTGCGATCAGATATTCTTACTCCTATCGTCGATGAACTTAAGGCTATACAGACAATCTATAGCCGTGTGTTATTTACTCGTTTTGACTTGCGTATACCTAAAGGTACGACTGTAGAGATCAGCAATGATTGGATGAGATTATTATTTAAGAAATTACGTGAACGCCTTAAATCAAAGAACCGCAGACCAAAAGGCATTACTAGCCCAATAAACAATTTTGCCTATGGCTGGGTATGCGAAAAAGAAAAGGCTAAACAAGTTCATTATCACTGCTGGATCGCACTCCCCCATCGAATCACACAGCGACTAGGCGGTCCAACATATGGCGTAGGCAGCGCTATTATTGATATCTGGTGTGACCTTACTATGGGCGAACATACTCTGGTTGACCTTCTAGGTAAGGATGACCGTTTTCCGAGTAATTATGTTATTGAACGTGGTAAACCAGAGACGCTTGAAGGCCCAATCAAATGGGTGTCATATCTTGCCAAGGAGCGCGGGAAGAACCAAACTGGCAAGGGTCATCGTGTACATTCAACGTCAAAGCTAAGAAATAAAAAATAG
- a CDS encoding site-specific integrase, with protein sequence MNQIRPFIPLVQNGAMDLEEFKLKIQGFRAATKQDFDEYLLNWLKGGLEEAKRLPELGRYHKQITGEPLSPLDTANEAQGYANSHMGHMYNGNDISARMMTAALKKKMLTVNESDLDQIHHIASQIDMNQAFMSQAYEAFYSGDLIRYQQILDSMASALQKAAPTDKAVLQESFPQNKVALDETSPAIGPTLLEVWNEYIKDKGQKWRKQTANENQRFFDVLYHVVGDVPVDSVTKQHVRDSLKVAENLPTRTRLPYSRMSLAECIDYDVPEDDLIASEHVHKHLKLWRSLLKTYLVDQKDILTKSPTDGISHEVKSNRGGKYIDSELSRIKKYLFALPDSDYRKWYFLTLVYTGARRSEIAEIRKQHIRKDEETGRWYIFIEGGKTEHARRQVPIHKTIEAELRACVETLKDSDRVFGNLPNYTTITYDWVELLRVLEIPDYNEFGLKRRVHSLRHTFISHAIASVGNHALVQFVVGHSRTQSLGITARYTHTPPLKALLPVIDWASRQ encoded by the coding sequence ATGAATCAGATCCGTCCTTTCATTCCCCTTGTTCAGAATGGAGCGATGGATCTTGAAGAGTTCAAACTTAAAATACAGGGCTTCCGAGCCGCCACAAAACAAGACTTTGATGAATATCTCTTGAATTGGCTAAAAGGTGGCCTTGAAGAGGCTAAACGGTTACCAGAATTAGGCAGGTATCATAAACAGATTACAGGTGAGCCTTTATCGCCCCTAGACACTGCAAACGAGGCGCAAGGCTACGCCAACTCCCATATGGGGCATATGTATAACGGTAACGATATTTCAGCCAGAATGATGACTGCTGCACTCAAAAAGAAGATGTTAACGGTTAATGAATCCGACCTTGATCAGATTCACCATATTGCCAGCCAGATAGATATGAATCAGGCCTTTATGTCACAGGCCTATGAGGCGTTCTATTCTGGTGATTTGATCCGATACCAACAGATCCTAGACTCTATGGCTTCTGCTTTGCAGAAAGCAGCTCCAACGGACAAGGCAGTTTTACAAGAATCATTCCCTCAAAATAAAGTTGCACTTGATGAGACATCCCCAGCCATAGGGCCTACTTTGCTAGAGGTGTGGAATGAATATATAAAGGATAAAGGTCAAAAGTGGCGGAAACAAACAGCAAACGAGAATCAGCGCTTCTTTGATGTTCTCTACCATGTTGTAGGCGACGTCCCTGTCGATAGCGTTACGAAACAGCATGTAAGGGATTCCCTCAAGGTTGCGGAGAATCTGCCTACTCGAACTAGACTCCCTTATTCCAGAATGAGTCTTGCCGAGTGTATTGATTACGATGTGCCCGAGGATGACCTGATCGCCAGTGAGCACGTCCACAAGCATTTAAAGCTCTGGCGCTCATTGCTCAAAACGTATCTGGTGGATCAGAAGGATATACTGACCAAATCTCCTACCGATGGGATTAGCCACGAGGTGAAATCCAACCGGGGTGGAAAATACATCGATAGCGAACTGAGCCGGATCAAAAAGTATCTTTTCGCCCTACCAGATAGTGATTATCGGAAATGGTACTTCCTCACTTTGGTTTATACAGGTGCCCGTAGAAGTGAGATAGCGGAAATCCGCAAACAACACATAAGGAAAGATGAAGAGACTGGACGTTGGTATATCTTTATTGAAGGTGGGAAAACCGAACATGCTCGGCGGCAGGTTCCAATCCATAAGACTATAGAGGCAGAACTCCGGGCTTGTGTGGAAACCCTTAAGGATTCCGACCGTGTGTTTGGTAATCTTCCAAACTATACAACTATTACTTATGATTGGGTGGAATTGCTCAGAGTGCTAGAGATACCAGATTACAACGAGTTTGGACTAAAGCGGCGGGTACATTCACTACGGCATACATTTATAAGTCATGCGATAGCATCCGTTGGAAATCACGCGTTGGTTCAATTTGTCGTGGGTCACAGTAGAACGCAATCTCTCGGTATCACAGCCAGATACACACATACACCACCATTGAAGGCTTTACTTCCAGTCATTGATTGGGCAAGTCGCCAATAA
- the rluB gene encoding 23S rRNA pseudouridine(2605) synthase RluB: MSEKLQKVLARAGHGSRREIEVIIQAGRVSVDGKIATLGDRVEVTKATRIRIDGHVVTVKETEESVCRVLMYYKPEGELCTRNDPDGRPTVFDRLPKIQGSRWVAVGRLDVNTSGLLLFTTDGELANRLMHPSREVEREYAVRVFGEVDDEKIKQLSKGVQLEDGPASFRTIRYQGGEGLNQWYNVTLTEGRNREVRRLWEAVGVQVSRLIRVRYGDITLPKGIPRGGWTEMPLEQLNYLRELVQLPAETVSKLPVERERRRVKANQIRRAVKRHSQINSAPARRTSPKPKRNG; this comes from the coding sequence ATGAGCGAAAAGTTACAAAAAGTTCTGGCGCGTGCCGGACATGGCTCACGCCGCGAAATTGAAGTTATCATTCAGGCTGGACGCGTCAGCGTTGACGGTAAGATTGCCACGCTGGGCGATCGCGTTGAAGTGACGAAAGCCACCAGAATCCGTATTGATGGCCATGTGGTTACCGTTAAGGAAACCGAAGAATCTGTGTGCCGCGTACTGATGTACTACAAACCGGAAGGTGAACTGTGTACTCGTAACGATCCTGATGGTCGTCCTACGGTATTCGATCGTCTGCCAAAAATTCAGGGTTCTCGCTGGGTTGCGGTAGGGCGGCTGGATGTGAACACCTCCGGCCTGCTGCTGTTCACGACAGACGGTGAGTTAGCCAACCGCCTGATGCACCCGAGCCGTGAGGTTGAGCGCGAATACGCAGTACGTGTCTTCGGTGAAGTTGACGATGAAAAAATCAAACAGCTGAGCAAAGGTGTACAGCTGGAAGATGGTCCGGCATCATTCCGCACTATCCGCTATCAAGGTGGTGAAGGCCTGAACCAGTGGTATAACGTGACGCTGACCGAAGGGCGCAACCGTGAAGTTCGCCGTCTGTGGGAAGCGGTTGGCGTGCAGGTTAGCCGCCTGATTCGCGTGCGTTACGGTGACATTACGCTGCCGAAAGGCATTCCACGCGGTGGCTGGACAGAAATGCCGCTGGAACAACTGAACTATCTACGTGAATTAGTACAGCTTCCGGCAGAAACGGTATCGAAACTGCCAGTTGAGCGCGAGCGCCGCCGGGTGAAAGCGAATCAGATCCGTCGTGCGGTAAAACGCCACAGCCAGATCAACAGCGCTCCGGCACGTCGTACCTCGCCAAAACCTAAGCGCAACGGTTAA
- the cobO gene encoding cob(I)yrinic acid a,c-diamide adenosyltransferase translates to MSDERHQQRQQRLKEKVDARIAAANETRGILIVFTGNGKGKTTAAFGTVTRAIGHGLQAGVIQFIKGEWPNGEKNLLQQHGVEFQVMATGFTWDTQNRQTDTEAAQHVWQHGKRMLADPQLDLVVLDELTYMISYDYLDLRDVVTALTQRPAGQTVIITGRGCHRDLLEMADTVTEMRPVKHAFDSGIQAQQGIDW, encoded by the coding sequence ATGAGCGACGAACGCCACCAGCAACGCCAACAACGCCTGAAAGAAAAGGTCGACGCACGCATTGCCGCTGCGAATGAAACACGCGGTATCCTGATCGTCTTCACCGGTAATGGGAAAGGAAAAACCACGGCGGCTTTTGGCACCGTCACGCGAGCGATAGGCCACGGATTGCAGGCGGGCGTGATCCAGTTTATTAAAGGCGAATGGCCAAACGGCGAGAAGAATCTGCTGCAACAGCACGGCGTGGAATTTCAGGTCATGGCGACGGGCTTTACCTGGGATACCCAGAATCGCCAAACGGATACCGAAGCGGCACAACACGTCTGGCAGCATGGCAAACGCATGCTGGCCGATCCACAGCTCGACCTCGTCGTATTGGACGAACTGACGTATATGATTAGCTATGACTACCTAGATTTACGTGACGTTGTCACTGCTTTAACGCAGCGTCCTGCCGGGCAGACGGTCATTATTACCGGCCGAGGTTGTCATCGTGACTTGCTGGAAATGGCGGATACCGTGACGGAAATGCGTCCAGTGAAGCACGCATTTGATAGCGGGATTCAGGCGCAACAAGGTATTGACTGGTAG